From a single Diceros bicornis minor isolate mBicDic1 chromosome 6, mDicBic1.mat.cur, whole genome shotgun sequence genomic region:
- the LOC131406939 gene encoding annexin A8, which translates to MAWWKAWIEQEGVAVKGSPHFNPDPDAETLYKAMKGLGTNEQAIIDVLTRRSNAQRQQIAKSFKAQFGQDLTETLKSELSGKFERLIIALMYPPYRYEAKELYDAMKGLGTKEGVVIEILASRTKNQLREIMKAYEEDYGSSLEEDIQADTSGYLERILVCLLQGSRDDVSGFVDPGLALQDAQDLYAAGEKIRGTDEMKFITILCTRSATHLMRVFEEYEKIANKSIEDSIKSETHGSLEEAMLTVVKCTRNLHSYFAERLYYAMKGAGTRDGTLIRNIVSRSEIDLNFIMCQFEKMYGKTLSSMIMEDTSGDYKNALLNLVGSNP; encoded by the exons ATTGAACAGGAGGGTGTTGCGGTAAAGGGCAGCCCCCACTTCAACCCAGACCCTGACGCGGAGACCCTCTACAAAGCCATGAAGGGGCTCG GGACCAACGAGCAGGCCATCATCGATGTGCTCACGAGGAGAAGCAACGCGCAGCGGCAACAGATAGCCAAGTCCTTCAAGGCTCAGTTCGGCCAG GATCTCACCGAGACCTTGAAGTCGGAGCTGAGTGGCAAGTTTGAGAGGCTCATCATAGCCCTCATGTATCCACCGTACAGATACGAAGCCAAGGAGCTATACGACGCCATGAAG GGCTTAGGAACAAAAGAGGGCGTCGTCATTGAAATCCTGGCTTCTCGGACCAAGAACCAGCTGCGGGAGATAATGAAGGCCTATGAGGAGG ACTATGggtccagcctggaggaagacatCCAAGCAGACACCAGCGGCTACCTGGAGAGGATCCTGGTGTGCCTTCTGCAG GGCAGCAGGGATGATGTGAGCGGCTTTGTGGACCCAGGACTGGCCCTCCAAGATGCACAG GATCTGTATGCAGCAGGCGAGAAGATTCGCGGGACTGATGAGATGAAATTCATCACCATCCTGTGCACGCGCAGCGCCACACACCTGATGAGAG TGTTTGAGGAATATGAGAAAATCGCCAACAAGAGCATTGAGGACAGCATCAAGAGTGAGACCCACGGCTCGCTGGAGGAGGCCATGCTCACCGTGG TGAAATGCACCCGGAACCTCCACAGCTACTTTGCGGAGCGACTTTACTACGCCATGAAG GGAGCAGGGACGCGTGATGGAACCCTGATAAGAAACATTGTTTCGAGGAGCGAGATTGACTTAAATTTTATCATGTGTCAGTTCGAGAAGATGTATGGCAAGACCCTCAGCAGCATGATCATG GAAGACACCAGTGGAGACTACAAGAATGCCCTGCTGAACCTAGTGGGCAGCAACCCTTGA